The nucleotide window CCTAATTCTAAAAACTTCCTGCagcagaaaataaaagaacacaaGTAGTTTGTTCATAATACGAaaatttcatcatcatttttctccatttatttcttttgataagttcctCCTCCATCGATTTCTAGATTTAGTATAtccatttacaaatatataatctGATTACaccgataaaaaaatataatctgaTAACATCATCAATTCTTACTGATGAGAGTATATAAGTACATCTCAATTGATGAACAAAACTCCGTGCAACTAATTGGTTGAACTACCAGAAGGATGATCACTTGTGCTTGAGCAAAGAGCTAAACTACAGTTCCAGTGCAATGGCAACTAGTCCCCAACCACATGTCCAGTACATAAAAAACTgggaattaaattaaaaacatgcaccaaaaaggaaataattcAGAAGACATAAGCTCTTGTTTTCTTAAGATATGTGACTAAAAAGTTGATTCTAATAGTGCAGAGGACGGTATAAGTTCTACAAATGTGACATTCACATGCACAAACACAAGAGGACCAGGTAGGCCTGTTCAAAAacccggcccggtccggaatCGGTTACGGGTTCTAGGCCGGTAGCCGCATAGAAAAACTTGGGTAAACCTGGTCCGGAACCTGGGTCTAAAACCCGGtaaccggtttttttttttttcccttcggtttgaatgttttgattttttttttttttttgttcctttctaGCAACTAAATGAACAAaaactcaaaaggaaaatgcatattatgtccaatgaatcatccattttatggttttttttttttttacactcttCTCCACGTGGCTTTTTATTTGTGATCAAGGAACATGTaggctttgatttaaaaaattaaataaatagagtttaaaTGCTACATCAACATTTTTAGGTTCCGGgtttttaaaaaccggtttcaATCTAGGTTTGACCCGGGCTAACTTGGTTCGGGTTCCGGCCCGGTTTTGAAACCCAGGCtcctggatgaacagtcctaggACCAGCGATAAAGGCTACGCTGCCttacaatttacaaaataaaaaagggcaAGGGTTTATACCAACACCATATGGGTGCATCCcctgaatttttttaatcatacctCATTTTCTATCCCATTGTCCTAGTTAAAATCACTAATAGAAATTAGTCGAATGAGATACACGTGATCCGACAAACTCACTCACCCCAATCTTTATCTAATCACATCTCTTGGGATATATAACATGGGGATGTAGGTTTATTTTAACCAAAAAAGTAATGGAAGACATGCCAAAGATAGATACCCAAACCAGAATTACATAAATTCTTTAAAGAAGAGTATTAATAACTTAAATGAACCATTAGGAAAAGTGGAGAGGCACCTTTTCCATGCTTGTGCTGTGATCAATGGAAAGCTGAACTGCTCTCATCTTTAATCTGCATAATGAAATCTCCCGGTTTTTATTTATCTTGCTAATCTGACTGTTCTGATTATGCATGGGAGAATCCTCTGATATTCTGTCCAGCTCCATACGCACTAATGACTCTCTGGATCTATTCCGATGCCTCGcatcatctttcaaaaaatttGGATTCGGATAACGGTCATTTGGTCTTTCTTGAGCCAAGATCACACGGCTATCCCCAAGATTCATGACATACACATCTTGATCCTTCATTAACATCACTAGAACACATGATCCCATTAACGCAAGTTCCGGGTTTTTGTCAAGAGCCTTTTCCACCAATTCCATGTAAGCCTCTTCAGTCCTTTCAAGAGCTCGAGCCATCGCCCTTAAAACCAAATCATGATCAATAACACCAGATTTGCATCTTCTAATAGGTCCAGAGGGTTCCACCATTCTCTTTTCAACACCAATCTCCTCTCTGTGCCAATCATAATTCCACGGAAAAAGTTTCTTGCGTAAGGATTTTTGCTTCTGATACATTTTTCTAATCTTTGAACCAATTAATGACTTTCTAGTATTCTTTCTTTGCCTTGAAACATAAAGAGCAGGTATAACACCATGATTAATAGATTCAAACCTCGCCCCTACATCTTCACCTGAAGTGGTAGGATCTTCACCCCGATGGCTACGACTATCTCCTTTGGCATTTAAAGAGCAAGATCTTACCTGATCTTCATGTAAGGTTTTGCTAGAATCCGAGGTTTCTTGACTCAATTGACAATCCCATGATACCACTCTTCGCTTCCTGACCTCCGAGACTAACAAAGAATCCCGTCCATCCCAAGGCTCCATCTGAAGTAGTTCATAAAGCCGTGTGCTTTTCCTGCCTTGACCAGTTAAGTTTGCAGCTGGAACAGAAACCGCTGTTGTTCCTACGATGCTGGGCTTTTCACCATTAGGTTCAACACCCATCCCAAGTTCTTCATTTTCCTCAACTATCTCGCAGTTAGAAGATTGACCTTTGACAACTGCAGGCCTACATGAATCCTCTAAACTAGGATAAATTACTTGACTTGAATGAGGTTTCGACTGTTCCTCCTTGCTGGACTCTGAAGCCACTTTTGTATGCCCAGTCTTAAGGAGTTCGGGTTTTAATTGATCATTAAGAGGTTTATCTTCATAATCCCAAATCAGTCCTTCCAGTTCTCTGTCTATAGCTTGGTAAAGATGGCTCATCAGAAAATCTGGTGCATCTGGTCCACTAAATCCATCATATATTCCAATAAACAACCATCCTTGTTCTTCAGAAAGCACAACTTGAACCCTATCTTCACCAGCCTTTCCATGAGCCCATTGCAAGTCGTGAGTACATCTATACTCCCCTTCGGATGGCACCCCTTCAAGACAATTTCGTGAGGTATCTGGCTGAAACTTTGGTTCTTTAGGATGCCAGGCCAATTGAGACACTGAATTCAAGAAAAAGCGTTGCATCCAACCAGGCCCCCCAGAATGTTTTGAGAATGCCCGGGAAAAAGTGCTCCTCATTGGCCCACTCACGCTCCTCATGAGACGCTGAAGGCCTGGTCTTTGACCAATTCGTGCAAGGGGTGCAGAGAAGTTAGACTTATCGGTGGCATCAAGCGGACCAGACATTACACCCTTCTCAATTGGCCCAGACATGAAACCCCCTCCCCTTTCCAAAGGGCCTGAAGTAAAACTTCTTTCAAGAGGTCCAGACATGAATCCACTCAATGGTCCAGAGCAATGAGGTACGGGCTGCAAAGGTATTGCAGCAAATGAGGATGTGCTCTCAAAGGATGCAGCAGGCTCTTGAACATCACTGGCAAACAATGCACTCTGGTTACCGGTCCTAGCTGTAGAAACATTGGCACTGACCGAAGCAcctgagatagttttaaatgtaGTTTCCGGGACGCTCTTGTTTAGTCTGTGTAATCCCAAGGGATCATCTATCATGTCATGTCTAAATGATCCACTTAATGTCTCAGAATCAAGGGTGCTCGAATCAACAGTATACCTTTCAGAGTTTGATGGGGTAATGGCAGGAGATTCAAAAATAGACGGCCTAACATAACAGAAGGAATGGCCTAATCCTTCATCTAGTGGGTCTAAGAACTCCAAATCAACACCGCTTTTCTCATTGAAAGGTATAAAACAGCCTACAACACGAGAAGTGCCGTTACCCATTAATTACGTCTAGAACTTACAAGAGATTCCTCTCAGATGGAGGGTGTATGTAACTATGCACCATGAACAAATGCAGAAGAAAAGAATTCAGCCGAATTGGCAAAAACCCAATGAAGCCCAGTACCACCTTATTGATATGTTGGCTCCTGCTCATCATCAGTCTCAGACTCGAAGCATActgtttttcataaaacatagacccaactttttgtttatcttttagTGCAAACCAACACGTCAACTAGACTAGCAAgcagaaaatgaaacaaagcGGCACGTTAAATGGTAAAATCCAATGATCTGACCTTGTGGATAGTGGCAAGGCAAGAATAAAGCAGCGGATCGAGCAGAGCCGCTAACAGATCTAGGGACGCCAAAGGACGATGAATCAGTGAATGGAACACAtcagaaacaaacaaacacacaaacCCATTTCAGATTATCTTTGTGGAATCTGACAAATATCCAAATAAGAGAACGCAATATACCCATATGATTGAAACATGCAGACACGCACAACTGTGCAAGAGTGGAAAAAACTAGCAAAAAACGATTGAAAATAGCTTTTTACGGTGAGAAATCAAAGATAGACTTGGGGTGCGCACTTTGACTAAATGGGGGAGAAATGAGCAGAGCAGACCAGagcaagagaggagaaaagaataTCAGAATATGTACAACTTGGttgaaacatatttatattaaaaaaaaatatgcataaaaaaTTGGGATTTGGTCAGATGATGAAGAATCAAAGACGAGTTCATCAAGGAGGGTCTCTTTCTTGGGGTTTTCAAATGGTTTGGGAGGTAAAAACTAATGATCAGTcactatatattcatatattttatatttataatttttccataCAGTGTAAACTGGAaagttatttttcataaaatataagagCGTTTTTCATGTGGAGtgatttttcaaaactaaaatctattaaaaagaagagaaaaaacccACTCCATTTCcaacctctctctctatctctatatatttacatatatatatatatatatatatatcaagaaattaaaatatataatattagattcAGATGTAGGGACTGTTGATTAttattaacatgttgcatgggTTGggtccttttcttcttcttccccctcttcttcttgtttataatttttgtggGGAATGATTGGTTGTGTATTGGTGCTGTTGGAGTCAATAAATAAGCTCAAAACCCATCATCATGCTCATCAATCAAACTTGGATATGTGGGAGACTGATTATGCAGTGGGGACGCCAGCCagcccttttcttttcccttttccatTTCAAAGTTTTgaccttatttttttcataattccattCAAATATTCTAATtctttcgtatttttttttttaaaatgtaattcCAAGTTGACAAAATCTCTATgccaaaaccaataaaactAACGAAAAATCAATCTAGAATTATGATAAGACCATCGAGAATGTGAGAGGGATAAAAGAGTGTGaaagattagagagagagagagaggtaatgTTGTGGGCGCCAATGGATTGGATGCTAATAagagtaagaaaataaattttttttttgaaaataagaaaataaataaacttaaaaaagagGTCTAATTTAGTGCCTATTTTGAATGTAAACAAATAGGTCAAGGACTTTCCACCAAAACTTCTTTACTAGGTAATAgaaaaacgataaaaaaaaaaaataataattaaacatgtataactttttttaaactctttcgaataaatgatatttttgtaaaataaattataaataaatagttaTGAATgctatgttaaaaaaatctatttataacaAAATGGTAAAAGGAATTGTACAAGGGATATTATATTTAGAGAATTACTACAAAGACAaacagattatataaaaataaatctacaaattaacgtgatttcATGAGATctgttatatctactttataataaaaataattttaaatttgacgTACCACGTcaaaccacgtcagtttgtatatttatttttgtataatctttttgtagttaaaatatttttcttatatttatcgTTTTTCATTcattatacaaaattatttactataCATAAATGATTGGCACACATAGATGTGGATATTAATGAATACTAACACCATCATTGCCTTTTTTCTATGTGGAAGACTTTTAAAGTGTTTGCATCACGGCTCTTTACTTTGTGCTACTCTTATATCagaaagtaaaagtaaaaaaaaaaaaaagatgaacgCTTTGCACCCGATGAGCACCAATCCCTTCTTTATTAGTACATCGACGGTCTTTTTTCTACCACAATTCAGAGGCTCCACCTCTTTTTATTTTCGTCCTCGACGTGAGAAATCGACaacacatgttttttttttttttagagtggaATTTTGCAACGATGTATAACAcaaagttaagatttttatctaactttttattattaaagttgTCATACTTTGccaaaaaattataaaggcGAGGAAAAGGATCTCCCTAATAgccttttcataataaaatgtAGCCACATCTACCATCATGGCCTTCCGTCATGGCGCTACAATCTCTTTGTCGAATTGTATAAAAATCGCCACTTTGCGTGGCTCCGCCTTGACGGGAAAGGTTAaggaatatttatttgtttctaatatcatttttttttcattagtgCTACACAGCCTACACTAATCgtgaaaaatgtgttttttaagATTTCTGTACACCTTATTCATGTATTCTctgttatttataatatatcgagcttacttagaaaaaaaaatgttgattagATGGAGACCATAGATTAACCGCACCACATATCCACACCACAAATTAGTAAGaaatccttttatttatttttcttgagaaaGCTTATATCAAAATGTGATTATGGGAAACTTGAGGGAATTAAAAATAACTTGACGAGatttaattaaattcaactaaatctttaaataggaattgtgattttttaatgtCTTAGGGTGAGAGAGATGAGTCATACTATTCATAACACCGTGTAACATCATTAATGTGGTACATATTGATAGAATGTTACATCaaacctaaaagaaaataatggacTTTGACTTCTTGTTTCATCATGCTATTCATAACACCTACTATATTTATTACTACTCATATGTCATTTATATCTTATTTTAGGTCTTAGAGTTCGAGcaaaaaccttaaaaaatcttgattcaataaataattaacagATTATAGTTCTTTAATTCCCTATGTCGTCCTGTTATAGACAAATAAAagggtacttttttttttatttagatatagGCATTGAGATTTTggccaaaaaggaaaaagaccCACGTTGCAAATTAGCAAaaggaaaggagaaaaagatgaaaaaggaCATGCAAAGCCTAATACGACATTATTGTTATGTCTGGCCCCATTCAGTGGGCAAGCATGCAGATATAGCACTGATGCATAACAATGATCTTGTTGTAAGAAATCATAATGCACCAAACCCATATGTACGTGCTACATGCCACTTTGAGCTTAATGGAATCCACATTCTCAGAGTGTGGCGTGCTCTTGCATGTAAGCATCCCACAATGAACgattatattaatagaataggcATAGCAAGTACACGAGATGATATGCAAGAGGAAACACCTAACTAGAatgaataaaaggaaacaagaaaattatgcaTGTCTAGACCATTGAAATCTACAGCCATGTCCCATAggaataacgttcgaacaaaaagaGATCTAAGATACTCAAAAGATCGCTTCATTTCTTCGAATGTCTTGTCGTTTCGCTCTTGCCATAAGCACTATAAGATACAAATTGGAAACATCTTTCACACGGCTTTACTTTGTGGAATACCTTCTAGATTTATCTAACTAGTCAAAAGCGCCTCCATTGTGGCGGGCATAACCAATGTTAACTCTAATCTTCTGAACACCTCATCTCATAGCGCTCTAACAACCTCATAATGTAATAGAAGATGATCTACAGTCTCACTTCTCTtattgcacatgcaacaccagtctaTTATGATCACCACACGTCTTCGCAAATTATCTGTCGTCAAGATCTTACCCAGAGAAGTTGTTCATACAAAGAAAGTCGCTTTGAGAGACGCTTTATTATGCCAAATCATCTTCCATGGAAACTTGAGTGTTCTGCACCTGTATGAGAGACTTATAGAACGATCACACCGAGAATGTGCCTTTACATGCGGGTACCCACCACAACTTATCATTTTCTTGGCTGCTCGATCCCAAAGAATACAGAAGTCGAAAGAACTCCTCAAAACCACCAATTTTCCAATCTTGGGCCACTCTACTAAAAATGATGTTCCACTGTATTTAATCCCCATCTATCTTCATAAAATCAGCCACTAAAACTTCTTTCTCACATGTAATGTAGAATACTGAAGGACAAgcttggggagtgagatgagatgaaaattttgtaaatagtagtaagatagtttgtaaatagtagtgagatagtttgagttaatgttttatgggttctcaagaaaaagttgaaaaaaaatattataaaattaaatatattgaatataatttttgtttggagatttgaaaaagttgaattattttttattttttgtttgaaagtttgtaaaaattgtaattattaatttgaaagtatttatacttgagtaatgtttgagaaggagaggagatgagaattttgagatgaaatttttttccaaacatgccctaagtCTTTTAGGATATTATTTCCACACCATATGTTGTTCTAGAATTTTATTCTAGAGCCATCTCCCAATAAGAGTCTAGTATGATGAGAGAACACCCCACATCCCCTACTAATATGCTTCCAAATCCCCACTTCGTTAGGCCCATTAACCTTTCTAgtacccccccccccaacttcCATGTTTGCAATAAATTACCAACTTCAGTAGGGCTTTCAGTTCCGTATTATATCTTCACAACCATTTCTCAAGTAATGTCCTATTGAAAATTTTTAGCTTTCTAATGTCCAACCCTCCCAAAAAAAGTGGGGAACATACTTTATCTCATTTGATCAGATGGAATTTAAAGTCATCCCACATGCCACTCCAACGAAcagagataaaaagaaaaaaaaaatacattggtAGATTAAAGAaagtacttttgattaaagtgATCCTGCCACCTTTGGATAAGTACAGTCTCTTTTAACCAGCCAATCTAAGTTCAATCTTCTCGATTACTGTATCCCATACTGGTATAACTCTTAGAGCAGCCCTCAACAGTAAACCCAAGTAATTCATACGAAGAGCGAAAACCTTGCATCTAAGAGTGTCAGCTAGATGCCAGATATTGTGAACATTACCAACTGGGACCAATTATAATTGTTAAGATTCACTTTCAAACCCgatactgcttcaaaacagAGTATGAGTGCCCTCAGTGCCTGCAATTGGTTTGTTATACTTCACAGAATATAAGCGTATCATCtaaataacaaataagaaaTGTTAATGGTATCCCTAGTGGGGTTACAAACTAAGAATCTAACCATAAAACCATTGTGAACCAACGTCGACGTCATTCTATTCAgcgcctccataacaatgataAAGAGGAGTGGAGACAGTAGATCTCCTTGTCTCAGACCTTGAGAACTGTTGAAAACGTCAATTGGACTACCATTTACCAGTACAGAAAATCTCACCGTTGATATGCACCATCTAATCCACGAACACCATCTCtttccaaaaccacacctcccaagcaaGTAGAGTAGGAAATCtcagttaacatgatcataggcaTTTCCCATATTTAACTTACATAGGACCCCCGGATTACAATATTTTTGTCTGCTATCTAGACACTTATTAGGAATGAGGACTGAATCTAGGATGCTTACCTCATATAAATGCGTTTTGGagttttgttataatatttcCCAACACCTCCCTTAGGCGTTTTGCAAGCACCTTAGAGTTGCGAGCACCTTAGAGATGAGCTTAAGAATTAGTGCTATAAATGTGGTATTAAGgctcttttcaaaattttcagccATGAACAACTCCTAAAACACCTTCATTAAATCCTCATTCACTACTttccaacaagtttggaagaatcCCATAGAAAATCCATCTGGCCCATGTGCTTTGTCTTTGGACATTTTTCTTACCACATCGTGAACCTCCATCTCCTCAAATGGCATCTCTAACCACGAGACGTTATGTGGCTCAATATAATCAAAAGCTAAACCATCAAGCCTTGGCTGCCTCCCCATTTGTTCTGTAAGTAAGTGTTTAAAGAAATCAACAACATGATCTCTAATCATAAGGGCCTCGGTACATGCTGCACCATCTATATTCATCTCAATGGTATTGGTTCTCCTATGAGAGTTTACCACtctatgaaagaattttgtactTCGATCCCTACTTTCAACCACAAAGCTCTAGATTTTTGGCACCATGAGATCTCTTCTAGTAAAATAGCCCTCTCAGATTCAGTAATCACCTCTGACTTCCGAGATAGTTCTTTCAAGAAAAGAGTCCGGCCCTCTTGTATCCTCTCTAACTCCTGAAGATCTTCCAACATGGACTTCCTATGTTCACCTATGTTGCCAAAAGACTGTGTGTTCCAAatcttcaaattattttttaaagattttagtTTACTTGTAAGAATGAAACTAGGGTTTCCATGAAACTAATATAAGgaccaccattgcctaaccCTATTCACAAAACCTTCAgttttcagccacatattttttaatttaaaatattgatgcCCTCCTTGGATACCACcacaataagaaaaatagaaaaatgatccGAACACAAACAAGACAACCTCTTTTCACATACTTCTGAATACTGAGCTTCccaatttgagaaaattaaaaatatgtccaATCTAGATCGCGTATGATTATTTGACCATGTGAATGCCCTTCCCATAAGAGGGATGTCTACCAGATTCaagttgaaaataaatttcaaaaattctgtCATTATTGATCAAATTCTACAACATCTTGAATGTTCACTTGGAAATCGtataacattaaaatccccaTCTACGCACCATGGTAGTTTCCACCAGTTATGTACTTCAACTAGTTCTTCCCATAACATACTTATGTTGTTGTCCAAATTCGGCCCATAAATACCAGCAAAAGACCACATAAAGTTGTCTTTCACACTTCTAAAACATCATGCCATTGTGTACTCCTCTATAAATTCCTCTATTTTCTCTATCacccttttatcccacatcactaacACACATCCTGAAGCCCAATCAAATGCAAGATAAGCCCAGTTCACATATGTACAGCTCCATATACTTCAAACAATTCTTCTTATGATATATTTCAATTTAGTTTCATGTAAACATACGATATCCACCCTCCACTTATGaagcaaattttttatatgaatatgtttatttgCCTCGGTAAACCCTCaaacattccaagaaacaatttTGAGCTTCAAAAAATAGGTGTTATTCCCTTCCCTTTAGAGCTCTCTCAACTTGCAATGCCCTCCTAGTTAAGAGGCCACGTTAATCTCTTTAtctccctttattttttttaatgtgatttcTTAAGATGAGCATGACCAGCTTCAATGACTGTAAACAATGTAATAAATCTGATTTCCTACAAAATATTGAATTTCCTTTACCTTCTGCAGAACTCAATCCGAGACATTAGACTAATCTGGAAGCATACAGTTAAGGGGTATGAGCTCCCCTTCCCTGTTAGCCCACTATGAAACCGCGGTTTCCTCAGCTCACCCTCCTCAAAAAAATTCTCATGCTCTCATTCCGAGAAGCCCTATATTGAGATAAAGCTCCTAGAATTCCATTCATTTGCACCCATGTCCCTTTTTTCTACTaagaaaaattttcagatttcatttgTATGCTGCATTGCCTTCATAGGAAGGTATACTGTTGAAGAAACGGTAGCAACCTCTTGTCACTCATTGGTGATGTCTGGCTAAGATGCACTAGAGATTCAACACGCAGTGGTGAGGAGCCATCATGTGCCATTTCAGATACCTGTCTTCGCCTTCAACATCTGAGCCTCCGTCAAAGGCTCCTCAGTCTTTGCGCTGTTGACGGAGCTTTTTTTGATGACGGTACCAAACTCCCGCCGGTCGAGGGCCCAATGTCACCATTTGGCTTGATTCGCCACATAGGTTGGGTCCTGTTAGATTCTTTCCCTACGTGTTACCCCATTGGCTGAGGCCCAAACACACGGCCTATCTATGTCGTATTCGTATGCCCAGTTGGTAAAACACTATTGGGTCCAGTAGAAGCTAAGCCCAGACCCACGTTTCCCCTTTTTAGTTGCCCATCTTGTATAACTCTTTTGGGCCCCCTCATCTCCAATCTCAGGCCCATTTCCAACCTATTTTTCTCCTCTTCACACTGTAATAACATCTCCACTTTCTCTTGCAATTCAATCAGTTGTGTTCTCAAGTTTAGAAGCATACTATGTACGTCCTCCACTGTCATGCCTTTGCCAACAATGTGCCTGTCATCGCAACTCTTCTATAGTGTACTGGTTGTACCCGCAATAGAAGGAGCTCTGCCTCCCCCATGCCCATTGCCTTATCTTGCATGGGTTCTTCTCCTAGTGTCGCTACCAACTGCCATGGCATCGTTGTCTCTGCCCTGAACCCTTTCATGAGGTTTCGTTGTCTCCAACACCTTTCTATACGAGTGTTGTTTTGGTTGACCGTTTTGGTTGACCCACTGCCACCACCTGCCTCATAGTTATCCCTCCTTTATTCTGACTAATACCTCTCCCTTTAGTCACAACCTCCCACAGTGCCTCCACCAACCTCTTCCATCCTTGACCCTCATT belongs to Juglans regia cultivar Chandler chromosome 8, Walnut 2.0, whole genome shotgun sequence and includes:
- the LOC109000503 gene encoding protein phosphatase 2C 32-like; the protein is MGNGTSRVVGCFIPFNEKSGVDLEFLDPLDEGLGHSFCYVRPSIFESPAITPSNSERYTVDSSTLDSETLSGSFRHDMIDDPLGLHRLNKSVPETTFKTISGASVSANVSTARTGNQSALFASDVQEPAASFESTSSFAAIPLQPVPHCSGPLSGFMSGPLERSFTSGPLERGGGFMSGPIEKGVMSGPLDATDKSNFSAPLARIGQRPGLQRLMRSVSGPMRSTFSRAFSKHSGGPGWMQRFFLNSVSQLAWHPKEPKFQPDTSRNCLEGVPSEGEYRCTHDLQWAHGKAGEDRVQVVLSEEQGWLFIGIYDGFSGPDAPDFLMSHLYQAIDRELEGLIWDYEDKPLNDQLKPELLKTGHTKVASESSKEEQSKPHSSQVIYPSLEDSCRPAVVKGQSSNCEIVEENEELGMGVEPNGEKPSIVGTTAVSVPAANLTGQGRKSTRLYELLQMEPWDGRDSLLVSEVRKRRVVSWDCQLSQETSDSSKTLHEDQVRSCSLNAKGDSRSHRGEDPTTSGEDVGARFESINHGVIPALYVSRQRKNTRKSLIGSKIRKMYQKQKSLRKKLFPWNYDWHREEIGVEKRMVEPSGPIRRCKSGVIDHDLVLRAMARALERTEEAYMELVEKALDKNPELALMGSCVLVMLMKDQDVYVMNLGDSRVILAQERPNDRYPNPNFLKDDARHRNRSRESLVRMELDRISEDSPMHNQNSQISKINKNREISLCRLKMRAVQLSIDHSTSMEKEVFRIRVEHPDDNQAVFNDRVKGQLKVTRAFGAGFLKKPTCNEALLEMFRIEYVGTLPYVSCIPSLLHHRLSSSDQFLVLSSDGLYQYFNNEEVVAHVTWFMENVPEGDPAQYLITELLFRAAKKNGMDFHELLDIPHGDRRKYHDDVSVMVVSLEGRIWRSSG